A genomic stretch from Serratia entomophila includes:
- the pbpG gene encoding D-alanyl-D-alanine endopeptidase: protein MFLSKPFSRVLVLFLGLLAALSQAHAAAPLVLNSKAALVVNQRTGKILYQKQANRALPIASLTKLMTAMVALDAKRPLGGKLRVTPADRDLLKKTHSRLTIGSTLSRRDMLHIALMSSENRAASALSRNYPGGRKAFVAKMNQKARAIGMKRTRFYDPTGLTPRNVASARDLLQMVNHAYRYQTIRRFSIDKQQIVRPGRGQLVYRSSNGLINNPAWKIQLQKTGFTDEAGHCLAVRTLIKGQPVVIVLLGAQQRYGHYSDAIRLKAWLES from the coding sequence ATGTTTTTATCTAAACCTTTCTCTCGTGTTCTCGTGCTGTTCCTCGGCCTGTTGGCCGCCCTGTCTCAGGCCCACGCCGCCGCGCCGCTGGTGCTGAATTCCAAGGCCGCGCTGGTGGTCAATCAGCGCACCGGCAAAATCCTGTATCAGAAACAAGCCAACCGCGCGCTGCCCATCGCTTCGCTGACCAAGCTGATGACCGCGATGGTCGCTCTCGACGCCAAACGCCCGTTGGGCGGCAAGCTGAGGGTAACCCCCGCCGACCGCGACCTGCTGAAGAAAACCCATTCGCGCCTGACCATAGGTTCCACGCTGAGCCGCCGCGATATGCTGCACATCGCGCTGATGTCCTCGGAAAACCGCGCCGCTTCGGCGCTAAGCCGCAACTATCCCGGCGGCCGCAAAGCCTTTGTGGCGAAGATGAACCAGAAGGCGCGCGCCATCGGCATGAAACGCACGCGTTTCTACGATCCGACCGGGCTGACGCCGCGCAACGTCGCCAGCGCCCGAGATCTGCTGCAGATGGTGAACCATGCCTACCGCTATCAGACTATTCGCCGCTTCAGCATCGACAAACAGCAGATTGTCCGCCCCGGCCGCGGCCAACTGGTGTATCGCAGCTCTAACGGGTTGATCAATAACCCTGCCTGGAAAATTCAGCTGCAGAAAACCGGCTTTACCGACGAAGCCGGCCATTGCCTGGCGGTGCGCACGCTGATTAAAGGCCAGCCGGTGGTGATCGTCCTGCTCGGCGCGCAGCAGCGCTACGGTCACTACAGCGACGCCATTCGCCTGAAGGCCTGGCTGGAGTCTTGA
- a CDS encoding Zn-dependent alcohol dehydrogenase, whose protein sequence is MKAAVLNASNGIFDVEDIQIDQPKGREVLVEVKASGLCHSDLHMAESDFGVPLPAVFGHELAGVVKGIGPDVREFNIGDHVVGSLIQYCGHCEACISGRTYQCEHPEETLRDAAQGQRLSRDGQAVTPVFGTSAFAEYSLVHENQLVKVPDALPFPQAAILGCGCVTGAGAAINTANVKPGDTVAVIGVGGVGLNVISGARLAGASRIIAIDMQPAKEALARKFGATDFIDAGAGNAVERVQQLTEGGVDHAFEVIGLKATSEQAIKMARKGGGAFLIGVHKPGSSISVDVLGDLLLNQVTVKGVYMGSTNIKHDIPMYADLYLQGRFNLDDLISKEINIAQINEAYEELKTGKIARSIITSF, encoded by the coding sequence ATGAAAGCTGCCGTACTGAATGCGAGTAACGGAATATTTGACGTTGAAGATATCCAAATAGATCAACCCAAAGGGCGTGAAGTCTTGGTGGAGGTCAAAGCCTCCGGCCTGTGCCATTCGGATCTGCACATGGCCGAAAGCGATTTTGGCGTGCCGCTGCCGGCGGTGTTCGGCCATGAGCTGGCCGGCGTGGTCAAAGGCATCGGGCCCGACGTGCGTGAGTTTAACATTGGCGACCATGTGGTCGGTTCGTTGATCCAATATTGCGGCCACTGCGAGGCCTGCATCTCCGGGCGCACCTACCAGTGCGAACACCCTGAAGAAACGCTGCGCGATGCGGCGCAGGGGCAGCGGCTGAGCCGGGACGGGCAGGCGGTGACGCCGGTATTCGGCACCTCGGCTTTTGCCGAATATTCGCTGGTGCACGAAAACCAGCTGGTCAAAGTGCCCGATGCCTTGCCCTTCCCGCAGGCGGCGATTCTGGGTTGCGGCTGCGTTACCGGCGCAGGAGCGGCGATCAATACCGCCAACGTCAAGCCCGGCGATACGGTTGCGGTTATCGGCGTCGGCGGCGTGGGGCTGAATGTTATCTCCGGTGCGCGTCTGGCCGGCGCCAGCCGCATTATCGCCATTGATATGCAGCCTGCCAAAGAGGCCCTGGCGCGCAAATTCGGCGCCACCGACTTTATCGATGCCGGCGCGGGGAACGCGGTGGAACGGGTGCAACAGTTGACGGAGGGCGGCGTCGATCACGCCTTTGAAGTGATTGGCCTCAAGGCCACCTCGGAACAGGCGATAAAAATGGCCCGCAAGGGCGGTGGGGCATTTTTGATTGGGGTCCACAAGCCGGGTTCGAGCATCAGCGTGGACGTGCTGGGCGATTTACTGCTCAATCAGGTGACCGTTAAAGGGGTTTATATGGGATCGACCAACATCAAGCACGATATTCCCATGTACGCCGATTTATACCTGCAGGGGCGCTTTAATCTTGACGATTTGATCTCCAAAGAGATCAACATTGCCCAGATCAACGAGGCCTATGAGGAGCTGAAGACCGGTAAGATAGCCCGCAGCATCATCACTTCGTTCTGA
- a CDS encoding LLM class flavin-dependent oxidoreductase encodes MAYALSVLEKSPIAEGESAAQALARTLRLAQQAESWGYRRFWLAEHHNTPQLACPSPEILIAYLLGQTSRIRIGSGGVMLQHYSAYKVAENFNLLAALAPGRVDLGVGKAPGGLPLSTQALQAAHDRQRKPDFAQQLAQLTAHLHDDAQPGLSATPLPPQPAQRFLLGASQESAQLAAEHGWAFVFAAHLNGNPQDIQRALTHYSAQSGGRKALLAVAVIVADSAEQANALAAGIRQYRVHVAGGQSVTVGSLEQAESYVQQAGAGDYRIEPRESHILLGTAPQVRQQLEQLQRRYGVEEFVIDTPVSEPVARQASLQLLAQESLAPA; translated from the coding sequence ATGGCGTATGCGCTGAGCGTGTTGGAAAAGAGCCCTATTGCCGAAGGAGAAAGCGCCGCTCAGGCGCTGGCGCGCACGCTGCGGCTGGCGCAGCAGGCAGAGAGCTGGGGCTATCGGCGTTTTTGGCTGGCGGAGCATCACAATACCCCCCAGCTCGCCTGCCCGTCGCCGGAGATACTGATAGCCTACCTGCTGGGGCAGACTTCGCGCATCCGCATCGGCTCCGGCGGCGTGATGCTGCAGCACTATAGCGCCTATAAGGTGGCGGAGAACTTCAACCTGCTGGCGGCGCTGGCGCCTGGACGCGTCGATCTTGGCGTGGGCAAAGCGCCGGGCGGCCTGCCGCTGTCTACCCAGGCGCTGCAGGCCGCCCACGATCGGCAGCGCAAACCGGACTTTGCCCAACAGTTGGCACAGCTCACCGCGCATCTGCATGACGATGCGCAGCCGGGCCTGAGCGCTACGCCGCTGCCGCCGCAGCCTGCCCAGCGTTTCTTGCTGGGCGCCAGCCAGGAAAGCGCCCAGTTGGCCGCAGAACACGGCTGGGCCTTTGTGTTCGCCGCGCATCTCAACGGCAACCCGCAGGATATTCAACGCGCGCTGACGCATTATTCGGCGCAAAGCGGCGGCCGCAAGGCGCTGCTGGCGGTGGCGGTGATTGTTGCCGACAGCGCGGAACAGGCCAACGCGCTGGCGGCGGGGATCCGCCAATACCGGGTGCACGTCGCCGGTGGACAAAGCGTCACCGTCGGCAGCCTGGAACAGGCGGAAAGCTATGTTCAACAGGCCGGCGCCGGCGACTACCGCATCGAACCACGTGAAAGCCATATTCTGCTGGGCACTGCGCCGCAGGTGCGTCAGCAGTTGGAACAGCTGCAACGGCGATACGGCGTGGAAGAGTTCGTCATCGACACCCCGGTGAGCGAACCGGTCGCCCGCCAGGCCTCTCTGCAACTGCTGGCGCAGGAAAGCCTGGCTCCGGCCTGA
- a CDS encoding PfkB family carbohydrate kinase has protein sequence MQQASQRRPPPFDVISIQSQVVYGSVGNGIAYRTLLKKGMEALQVPSVLFGCPPYYGPPHGGAISGEWFGGFLDDLIARGVMNHTRAVIVGYLGGVVQCHILADWLQRVRALNPQIKIYIDPVMGDYGEGIYVDKRIVDCYRSPFLQLANGLTPNGFELEQLCGRSLTTQEHAEQAARALLNDTTEWVLVTSAPGVAENDDEVGLLLVSRGRVQSYRHPKIASAVKGTGDMFTALLVSHLLLGESLNDAIVTASEEVCGVLAEAAHFGWEEIGSLRALK, from the coding sequence ATGCAACAGGCTTCTCAGCGGCGTCCGCCGCCATTCGACGTCATCAGCATTCAATCTCAGGTGGTGTACGGCAGCGTCGGCAACGGCATCGCTTACCGCACCCTGCTGAAAAAGGGGATGGAAGCGCTGCAGGTGCCCAGCGTGCTGTTCGGTTGCCCGCCCTATTACGGCCCGCCGCACGGCGGGGCGATTAGCGGCGAATGGTTTGGCGGCTTTCTGGACGACCTGATCGCCCGCGGAGTGATGAACCACACCCGGGCGGTGATCGTCGGCTATCTGGGCGGTGTGGTGCAGTGCCATATTCTGGCCGATTGGCTGCAGCGCGTTCGCGCTCTCAATCCGCAGATAAAGATCTATATCGATCCGGTGATGGGCGATTACGGCGAAGGGATTTATGTCGATAAGCGCATCGTCGACTGCTATCGCTCCCCCTTCCTGCAGTTGGCTAACGGCCTGACGCCAAACGGCTTCGAACTGGAGCAGCTGTGTGGGCGCAGCCTGACCACCCAGGAGCACGCCGAGCAGGCCGCGCGGGCACTATTGAACGACACCACCGAATGGGTGCTGGTCACCAGCGCGCCGGGGGTGGCGGAAAACGACGATGAGGTGGGATTGCTGCTGGTGAGCCGCGGCAGGGTGCAAAGCTATCGCCATCCGAAAATCGCCTCTGCGGTCAAAGGCACCGGCGACATGTTCACCGCACTGTTGGTCAGCCATCTGCTGCTGGGCGAAAGCCTGAATGACGCCATAGTTACCGCAAGCGAAGAGGTGTGCGGGGTGTTGGCTGAGGCGGCGCATTTTGGCTGGGAAGAGATTGGCAGCCTGCGCGCGTTGAAATGA
- a CDS encoding flagellar brake protein, giving the protein MEHSDNGLFIKRERFEVLAILREVCKQRTPLRVESQQQRFQSLLLSVGPDTIVFSGEESEAPLDGELTIIIESHDAKIEFSVWQPQQGDEQGVVTYSTRLPLELIYIQRRRQFRITTPHWRQFLCTGEYPDGTPYELRIHDLSAGGVGLRIDGPVPEFFQPGLLLKKAQLDLGSYGSFKVNMELVVVNDDQEVDDNEQVVHFSRLSCRFLNLGLAMERKIQSAVFAFELDFNKKKKR; this is encoded by the coding sequence GTGGAGCACAGCGATAACGGGCTGTTTATTAAACGTGAACGTTTTGAAGTTCTGGCGATTTTACGCGAGGTGTGCAAACAGCGCACGCCGCTGCGGGTAGAAAGCCAGCAGCAACGGTTTCAGAGTCTGTTATTGAGCGTCGGGCCGGACACTATAGTTTTTAGCGGTGAAGAAAGCGAAGCGCCGCTCGACGGTGAATTGACCATTATCATTGAGAGCCATGACGCCAAGATTGAGTTTTCGGTCTGGCAGCCGCAGCAGGGCGATGAGCAGGGCGTAGTGACTTATTCAACCCGGCTGCCGCTGGAGTTGATTTACATCCAACGTCGCCGCCAGTTCCGCATTACGACGCCGCACTGGCGCCAGTTTTTGTGCACCGGCGAATACCCGGATGGGACGCCCTACGAGCTGAGGATCCACGATCTCTCCGCCGGCGGCGTCGGCTTGCGCATCGACGGCCCGGTGCCGGAATTTTTCCAACCCGGTCTGTTGCTGAAAAAGGCGCAGCTGGATCTCGGCAGCTACGGCAGTTTCAAGGTCAACATGGAACTGGTGGTGGTTAACGACGATCAGGAAGTGGACGATAACGAGCAGGTGGTGCATTTTTCGCGCCTGTCGTGCCGTTTCCTCAATCTTGGGTTGGCGATGGAAAGAAAAATCCAGAGCGCGGTGTTCGCCTTCGAACTGGATTTCAACAAGAAGAAAAAGCGCTGA
- a CDS encoding N-formylglutamate amidohydrolase yields MPQSFIPPLLFADEPPAAVIETPQGAAPFVLLCDHAGQAIPRRLGDLGLPSGEIDRHIGWDIGALSVSRLLSRHLDATLIHQRYSRLVIDCNRTPGIASSIPRLSELTSIPGNIDIEAEQALAREREIFLPYHRAIDSHLGERQMRARPTAIVAMHSFTPVFKGDARPWPVGLLFNRHPAFAHLLAELLQEEGDLQVGINQPYAMTDATDYTLPVHAERRELPYVGIEIRQDLIADEQGQQAWAKRLARLLPQAWRRWQI; encoded by the coding sequence ATGCCTCAGTCATTTATCCCGCCGTTGTTATTCGCCGATGAGCCGCCTGCGGCAGTGATTGAAACCCCGCAGGGTGCCGCGCCTTTCGTGCTGTTGTGCGATCATGCCGGCCAGGCGATACCGCGGCGCTTGGGCGATCTGGGCCTGCCTTCAGGTGAAATAGACCGTCACATCGGCTGGGACATCGGCGCGTTGAGCGTTTCTCGTCTTCTGAGCCGCCATTTGGACGCTACTCTGATACATCAGCGCTACTCGCGCCTGGTAATCGACTGCAACCGCACGCCGGGCATCGCCAGTTCGATTCCCCGTCTTTCCGAACTGACGTCGATCCCCGGCAATATCGACATTGAGGCTGAACAGGCGTTGGCCCGCGAGCGCGAAATTTTTCTGCCGTACCATCGCGCCATCGACTCTCACCTTGGCGAGCGCCAAATGCGCGCGCGGCCGACGGCGATCGTTGCCATGCACAGCTTCACGCCGGTATTCAAAGGCGATGCGCGGCCCTGGCCGGTGGGGTTGCTGTTCAACCGCCATCCGGCGTTCGCCCATCTGCTGGCCGAACTGCTGCAGGAAGAAGGGGATCTGCAGGTCGGCATCAACCAGCCCTATGCCATGACCGACGCGACCGATTACACTTTGCCGGTGCATGCCGAGCGCCGCGAATTGCCTTATGTCGGCATCGAGATCCGCCAGGATCTGATCGCCGACGAGCAGGGCCAGCAGGCATGGGCGAAACGCCTGGCGCGCCTGCTTCCGCAGGCCTGGCGGCGCTGGCAAATTTGA
- a CDS encoding lysophospholipid acyltransferase family protein, whose protein sequence is MFSLDSLLQDAFPHRNTPAWQRSLLRSILFEKEFKQFAADYPHLKGLDLIEQVVEHFNLSCELVDGDLENIPSQGPVVLVANHPIGSLDGLVLLRAVAAVRPDVKVVASQLLSYIEPLRSLFVPVDNMANKTSRKQIEGMQRQLDNQGALILFPAGEVSRMSPKGIRDGHWHTGFLRLAAKARAPIVPIHISARNSNLFYFTSLVYRPLSTLLLVREMFQQQGGHIKIRIGGRVPFANWHDGHTSAKDLAERFRRHVYRLGQGKAGLFASESPIALPEDRLELKKALGNCERLGMTPDGKTIFLYRRQDEARTPILRELGRLREIAFRAVGEGSGRRRDLDSYDDDYYHLVLWDEEELEIVGAYRFIPTAEQLERKGLESIYSNSLFHYDRDMEPILAQGIELGRSFIQPAYWGKRGLDYLWLGIGAYLAKYPQYRYLFGPVSISGGMPLAARDLLIAFYRLYFSPDQAFAQSRQPYPASLPQVLAQFAGDNYQEDLVRLKSLLSNIGCSIPTLYKQYTELCEPGGVQFIDFGTDPAFNNCIDGLVLVDTTRLKPARYQRYIAVHQRQQEADIA, encoded by the coding sequence ATGTTCAGCCTGGATTCTCTGTTGCAAGATGCATTTCCACACCGCAATACCCCTGCCTGGCAGCGTAGCCTGCTAAGAAGCATTCTCTTCGAAAAAGAATTCAAACAGTTCGCCGCCGATTATCCCCATTTGAAAGGGCTGGACCTGATCGAACAGGTGGTGGAGCATTTCAACCTCAGCTGCGAGCTGGTGGACGGTGACCTGGAAAACATTCCCAGCCAGGGGCCGGTGGTGCTGGTGGCCAACCACCCGATCGGCTCGCTGGACGGGCTGGTGCTGCTGCGCGCCGTCGCCGCGGTGCGGCCGGATGTCAAAGTGGTTGCCAGCCAACTGCTGAGCTATATCGAACCGCTGCGCAGCCTGTTTGTGCCGGTGGACAATATGGCGAACAAAACCAGCCGCAAGCAGATTGAAGGCATGCAGCGCCAGCTGGATAACCAGGGGGCGTTGATCCTGTTCCCGGCCGGTGAAGTATCGCGCATGAGCCCGAAAGGCATCCGCGACGGCCACTGGCATACCGGTTTCCTGCGCCTGGCGGCCAAGGCGCGTGCGCCTATCGTGCCAATCCACATCAGCGCGCGTAACAGTAACCTGTTCTATTTCACCTCGCTGGTTTACCGGCCGTTGTCGACGCTGCTGTTGGTGCGTGAAATGTTTCAGCAGCAGGGCGGCCATATCAAGATCCGCATCGGCGGCCGTGTTCCGTTTGCCAACTGGCACGACGGCCACACCAGTGCCAAGGATCTGGCCGAGCGTTTTCGCCGCCACGTCTATCGTCTTGGCCAGGGCAAGGCAGGGTTGTTCGCCAGTGAATCGCCAATTGCGCTGCCGGAAGATCGCCTGGAGCTGAAGAAGGCGCTGGGGAACTGCGAACGGCTGGGGATGACGCCGGACGGCAAAACCATTTTCCTCTATCGTCGGCAAGACGAGGCGCGCACGCCTATCCTGCGCGAACTGGGCCGCTTGCGTGAGATAGCCTTCCGGGCGGTGGGGGAAGGCTCCGGCCGCCGCCGCGATCTGGACAGTTATGACGACGATTATTATCACCTGGTGCTGTGGGATGAAGAAGAGCTGGAAATCGTCGGCGCTTACCGCTTTATTCCCACCGCAGAGCAGCTTGAGCGCAAGGGGCTGGAAAGCATTTACAGCAACAGCCTGTTCCACTATGACCGCGACATGGAGCCGATTCTGGCGCAGGGCATCGAGCTGGGGCGCAGCTTTATCCAGCCAGCCTACTGGGGTAAACGCGGTCTGGACTACCTGTGGCTGGGCATTGGCGCCTATCTGGCGAAATACCCGCAGTATCGCTATCTGTTCGGGCCGGTGTCGATTTCCGGCGGTATGCCGCTGGCGGCGCGCGACCTGCTGATCGCCTTTTACCGGCTCTATTTCTCGCCGGACCAGGCGTTTGCGCAGTCGCGCCAGCCGTATCCGGCGTCGTTGCCGCAGGTGCTGGCGCAGTTTGCCGGAGACAACTACCAAGAGGATCTGGTGCGGCTGAAAAGCCTGCTGAGCAACATCGGCTGTTCGATCCCGACGCTGTACAAGCAGTACACCGAGCTGTGCGAGCCGGGCGGCGTGCAGTTTATCGATTTCGGCACCGATCCGGCGTTCAACAACTGTATTGACGGTCTGGTGCTGGTGGATACCACACGCCTCAAACCGGCGCGCTATCAACGATATATTGCGGTGCACCAACGGCAACAGGAAGCGGACATAGCGTAA
- the ogt gene encoding methylated-DNA--[protein]-cysteine S-methyltransferase, with protein MQTFLLDRMATPVGELVLIADEQDRLRAIDWTDHQARLMKLLNSHYRANHFQLREQRNPGGLTEAMQRYFSGELAVIDTLPVMTAGTEFQRIVWQQLRQIPCGEILTYGELAKRIGRPTASRAVGMANGSNPISIVVPCHRVIGSQGALTGYAGGVQRKQWLLQHEGYLQKDLL; from the coding sequence ATGCAGACCTTTTTACTTGATCGTATGGCTACGCCGGTGGGCGAACTGGTGCTGATTGCCGATGAGCAGGATCGCCTGCGCGCTATCGACTGGACCGATCACCAAGCGCGGCTGATGAAGCTACTGAATAGCCATTACCGAGCGAACCATTTTCAACTGCGCGAACAGCGTAACCCCGGCGGCCTGACCGAAGCCATGCAGCGCTATTTTTCCGGTGAACTGGCGGTGATTGACACCCTGCCGGTGATGACCGCCGGCACCGAATTTCAACGCATCGTGTGGCAACAGCTGCGCCAAATTCCCTGCGGCGAAATCCTGACCTACGGCGAACTGGCCAAACGCATTGGCCGCCCGACCGCCTCACGCGCGGTCGGCATGGCCAACGGTTCGAACCCCATCAGCATCGTGGTCCCCTGCCACCGGGTGATCGGCTCGCAGGGCGCGCTGACCGGCTACGCCGGGGGCGTGCAGCGCAAGCAGTGGTTGCTGCAGCATGAAGGCTATCTGCAGAAAGACCTGCTTTAA
- a CDS encoding sugar-binding transcriptional regulator, which yields MSKHDKKLDQAARAAWMYYVAGQTQHQIAEALGVSRQVAQRLVACAIDNGLISVSIAHPVGRCMELAAQLSARYGLELCQVVPSQGMDTQGINRAVAVAGAEVMAQFIRSEEPLIVGVGSGRSLKAAIDELAEIQRPQHSCVSLIGAIAADGSCTRYDVPLWMAEKTQGRYFILPAPLFADSEQDRALWCNHRIYRTVSEKASQADVTFIGVGTIGEQCPLHQDGFISLADVARLTAANAVAEMLGHFIDGEGRRVINDLDRRLTSVELRQQPEKPVIALAGGPEKHRAIRAALAGRWINGLVTDEGSALALLAD from the coding sequence ATGAGCAAACACGACAAGAAATTGGATCAGGCGGCGCGCGCTGCCTGGATGTATTACGTGGCAGGGCAAACCCAGCACCAGATTGCCGAGGCGCTCGGCGTTTCGCGGCAGGTGGCGCAGCGGCTGGTGGCCTGCGCCATCGACAATGGGCTGATTAGCGTCAGCATCGCGCATCCGGTGGGGCGTTGCATGGAACTTGCCGCCCAGCTCAGTGCGCGTTATGGGCTGGAACTGTGCCAGGTAGTGCCCAGCCAGGGTATGGACACCCAGGGCATCAACCGTGCGGTGGCGGTGGCCGGCGCCGAAGTCATGGCGCAGTTTATTCGCAGCGAAGAACCGTTGATCGTTGGCGTAGGTTCAGGGCGCAGCCTGAAGGCGGCGATTGATGAGCTGGCGGAAATCCAGCGGCCGCAGCACAGCTGCGTGTCATTGATTGGCGCTATCGCCGCGGACGGCTCCTGTACCCGCTACGATGTGCCGTTGTGGATGGCGGAAAAAACCCAGGGCCGCTATTTCATTTTGCCGGCGCCGCTGTTCGCCGACAGCGAACAGGATCGCGCCCTGTGGTGCAATCACCGCATTTACCGCACGGTGAGCGAAAAAGCCAGCCAGGCGGACGTGACTTTTATCGGCGTCGGTACCATTGGTGAACAGTGCCCACTGCATCAGGACGGTTTCATTTCGTTGGCGGACGTGGCGCGGCTCACGGCTGCCAACGCCGTGGCGGAAATGCTGGGGCACTTTATCGACGGCGAAGGGCGGCGAGTCATCAACGATCTGGACCGCCGCCTGACCAGCGTCGAGCTGCGGCAGCAGCCGGAGAAGCCGGTGATTGCGCTGGCCGGCGGGCCGGAGAAACATCGCGCCATTCGCGCCGCGCTCGCCGGCCGTTGGATCAACGGGCTGGTGACCGACGAAGGCAGCGCGCTGGCGCTGCTGGCGGATTAA
- the dalD gene encoding D-arabinitol 4-dehydrogenase, whose protein sequence is MPHATPSIAPSVWLHIGAGSFHRAHQAWYLHRLMASGDRRWSIALANIRDDATPLLDALAAQRGEYVLETVTPQGERRYETITSIQKIIPWDAELAALTAEGARPETRVISFTVTEAGYYLDNQFNLDRQNADIQADLRGGCRTIYGAVAQILQRRMQLNGDPVTLLNCDNLRHNGDRFRHGLMQFLQLRHEDALIDWLERRTRCPNTMVDRITPRPSPEVAIRVAEATGIEDRAPVMAESFIQWVIEDDFAAGRPALEQVGVELVASVLPYEEAKIRILNASHSCIAWAGTLIGQRFIHESTLTDAIRQMAYDYVTQDVIPCLTPSPIDLADYRDRVLERFGNPDIRDTNQRVAADGFSKIPGFIVPTLLECAQRGERPRATLMLPALFFVFLLRWHQGRLPYDYQDGMLDAPAAHRLFATDDPLAAYAADATLFGALGHDAEFAQLLRQAVTQVNRWLGE, encoded by the coding sequence ATGCCACATGCCACACCCTCTATCGCCCCGTCCGTTTGGCTGCACATCGGCGCGGGTTCATTCCACCGGGCGCACCAGGCCTGGTACCTGCACCGCCTGATGGCTAGCGGCGATCGTCGTTGGTCTATCGCCCTGGCCAATATTCGCGATGACGCCACCCCGCTGTTGGACGCTCTGGCGGCGCAACGCGGTGAATATGTGCTGGAAACGGTGACGCCGCAGGGGGAGCGGCGGTATGAAACCATTACCTCCATTCAGAAAATCATCCCCTGGGATGCGGAGCTGGCGGCGTTAACCGCCGAAGGCGCGCGGCCGGAAACCCGGGTGATCTCCTTCACCGTCACCGAGGCCGGATATTATCTGGATAATCAGTTCAATCTTGATCGGCAGAATGCCGATATCCAGGCCGACCTGCGCGGCGGTTGCCGCACTATTTATGGCGCAGTGGCGCAGATACTGCAGCGCAGAATGCAGCTTAATGGTGACCCTGTCACTCTACTGAACTGCGATAACCTGCGGCACAATGGCGATCGTTTTCGCCATGGGCTGATGCAATTTCTTCAACTGCGCCATGAGGATGCGCTGATTGACTGGCTCGAACGCCGTACCCGCTGCCCCAACACCATGGTGGATCGCATCACGCCGCGTCCTTCTCCAGAGGTGGCGATACGCGTCGCCGAGGCCACCGGCATTGAGGATCGGGCGCCGGTGATGGCCGAGTCCTTCATTCAATGGGTGATCGAGGATGATTTCGCCGCCGGTCGTCCGGCGCTGGAACAGGTTGGCGTCGAACTGGTTGCATCGGTGTTGCCCTATGAAGAAGCGAAAATTCGCATCCTCAACGCCAGCCACAGCTGCATCGCCTGGGCCGGCACGCTGATCGGCCAACGCTTCATTCATGAAAGCACCCTTACCGACGCCATTCGCCAAATGGCCTACGACTACGTCACCCAGGACGTTATCCCCTGTTTGACGCCCAGCCCGATCGATCTGGCCGATTACCGCGATCGCGTATTGGAACGCTTTGGCAACCCCGATATCCGCGACACCAACCAGCGCGTGGCCGCCGACGGTTTCTCTAAAATCCCCGGGTTTATCGTTCCTACGCTGCTCGAATGCGCCCAGCGCGGCGAAAGGCCACGGGCCACCCTTATGCTGCCGGCGCTGTTCTTTGTGTTCCTGCTGCGCTGGCACCAGGGCCGCCTGCCTTATGACTATCAGGACGGCATGCTGGATGCGCCGGCGGCGCACCGGCTGTTCGCAACGGACGATCCGCTCGCCGCCTATGCCGCCGATGCCACGCTGTTCGGCGCGCTGGGGCACGACGCCGAGTTTGCCCAACTGCTGCGACAGGCCGTCACGCAGGTCAACCGCTGGCTGGGCGAATAA